Proteins from a genomic interval of Chryseobacterium indologenes:
- a CDS encoding iron ABC transporter permease codes for MKTQSKLYFYLIVSAVLLVIIAVLSLNTGVYDFGANSAFKVLWQFIKGDPNLSLSDKYVVWDVRAARIIMAVLIGSMLAVSGTSLQGLFKNPLATGNLIGLTSGATLLAAIAIVLGGYFKEYLPEAVQFSLVGISAFIGSLLSMMLVYRISTSGGKTNVVMMLLTGVAITAIGFSITGFLIYISKDEQLRDLTFWNLGSLAAATWTKNIILGVVLILAYIILLPKGKAFNAMMLGEKDAQHLGINVERLKKQIIIIVALMVGSCVAFSGTIGFVGLIVPYILRLLFKSNYTFILPLSAVCGSILLLTADTFSRSIVAPSELPIGILTALMGGPIFIAILVKFKKAL; via the coding sequence TTGAAAACACAAAGTAAACTATACTTTTATCTTATTGTAAGTGCAGTGCTGCTTGTTATCATAGCAGTACTGTCACTTAATACAGGAGTTTATGACTTCGGCGCAAACTCTGCTTTTAAAGTATTATGGCAATTTATAAAAGGAGATCCCAATTTATCTTTAAGTGATAAATATGTGGTCTGGGACGTTCGGGCAGCCAGAATTATAATGGCTGTTTTAATAGGAAGTATGCTAGCGGTTTCAGGAACGAGCCTTCAGGGATTGTTCAAGAATCCTTTGGCAACGGGAAATTTAATTGGACTTACCTCGGGAGCAACATTATTGGCAGCAATTGCAATTGTTTTAGGAGGATATTTCAAAGAGTATCTTCCTGAAGCTGTGCAGTTTTCACTGGTAGGAATCTCCGCTTTTATAGGATCTCTTTTATCAATGATGCTGGTGTACAGAATTTCTACAAGCGGAGGAAAAACCAATGTAGTCATGATGCTTCTGACAGGGGTGGCCATTACTGCCATTGGATTCTCCATCACAGGATTTCTGATCTACATTTCAAAAGATGAGCAACTCAGAGACCTCACCTTTTGGAATTTAGGGAGTCTTGCTGCAGCTACCTGGACGAAGAATATCATTTTAGGAGTTGTTTTAATCCTTGCATACATCATTCTGCTTCCGAAAGGAAAGGCTTTCAATGCCATGATGTTAGGCGAAAAAGATGCCCAGCATTTAGGAATCAATGTGGAAAGACTGAAAAAACAGATTATCATTATCGTAGCCTTGATGGTGGGAAGCTGCGTTGCATTTTCCGGAACAATTGGCTTTGTAGGACTTATTGTACCTTATATATTAAGGCTTTTATTCAAATCCAATTATACATTCATTCTGCCACTTTCAGCGGTATGCGGAAGCATATTACTGTTAACGGCAGATACCTTCAGCAGAAGTATTGTAGCACCATCAGAACTGCCGATAGGAATTCTTACCGCATTAATGGGAGGACCTATTTTTATCGCTATTTTAGTTAAATTTAAAAAAGCATTGTAA
- a CDS encoding heme ABC transporter ATP-binding protein, which translates to MIKAHQINYKHKDFHILDGVDVALEYGEFLAIVGPNGAGKSSLLSVLADEVRTGKQKVLFKNKPIAEWNVKELSRHKAKFSQHNSNDIPLEVKDVVMMGRYPYFDSQPAKEDLEAMNNMMYETDVFHLKDREYNTLSGGEKQRVHLSRVMAQLQNDIAHKLMFLDEPLNNLDIKHQYKALDIIKKFTLKANSAIVVLHDLNLAAQFADKILLMKSGKVSAYGTPQEVFTAENITNAYNFPCTICDHPITNNPMIIFG; encoded by the coding sequence ATGATCAAGGCACACCAGATTAATTATAAGCATAAAGATTTTCATATTCTGGATGGAGTAGATGTTGCTCTGGAATATGGTGAGTTCCTGGCAATCGTAGGACCGAATGGAGCCGGGAAATCAAGTCTGCTGAGTGTTTTGGCAGATGAGGTGAGAACCGGAAAACAAAAAGTCCTGTTTAAAAACAAACCCATTGCCGAATGGAATGTAAAAGAACTCTCCAGACATAAAGCCAAATTTTCCCAGCACAACAGCAACGATATTCCTCTGGAAGTAAAAGATGTGGTGATGATGGGAAGATATCCTTATTTTGACTCCCAGCCTGCAAAAGAAGACCTTGAAGCGATGAATAATATGATGTATGAAACAGATGTTTTTCACCTTAAAGACAGAGAATACAATACCCTTTCAGGAGGAGAAAAGCAAAGGGTACACCTTTCCCGTGTGATGGCTCAGCTGCAGAATGATATTGCCCATAAACTGATGTTTCTCGATGAACCCCTCAATAATCTTGATATAAAACATCAATACAAAGCATTGGATATCATCAAAAAATTCACGCTGAAAGCCAATAGTGCGATTGTTGTTTTACATGACCTGAATCTTGCGGCACAGTTTGCCGATAAAATTTTATTGATGAAATCAGGGAAAGTTTCAGCTTACGGTACACCACAGGAAGTATTTACAGCAGAAAATATTACTAATGCCTATAACTTTCCTTGTACCATCTGCGATCATCCTATTACCAATAACCCAATGATCATTTTCGGATAA
- a CDS encoding methyltransferase domain-containing protein, whose protein sequence is MEKKELKILAQNLAHPQGEKGIEIGEMMNATNIGMTLESIKALIIEDNETILEIGHGNGGHVKSIFSLAKNLKYTGIDISETMYHEARKLNKDFENQANFVLYDGNKLPFENKVFDKIFTVNTVYFWENPIEFLNEIYRVLKDDGIFVLTFGQRDFMEKLPFTAYNFTLYNNDEMEELVSKSHFTRMKTSEKEEEIKSKTGEETIQRIYTVLTIKK, encoded by the coding sequence ATGGAAAAAAAAGAATTAAAGATCCTTGCCCAAAACCTTGCTCATCCTCAGGGTGAAAAAGGGATAGAAATCGGTGAAATGATGAATGCCACCAACATCGGAATGACGCTGGAAAGCATCAAAGCACTTATTATAGAAGACAACGAGACAATCCTCGAAATAGGACATGGAAATGGCGGTCATGTAAAAAGTATTTTCAGTCTGGCAAAAAACCTGAAATATACAGGAATCGATATTTCTGAAACCATGTACCATGAAGCCCGGAAATTGAATAAAGATTTTGAAAATCAGGCCAATTTTGTCTTATACGACGGAAATAAGCTTCCCTTTGAAAACAAGGTTTTTGATAAAATTTTTACCGTCAACACCGTGTATTTCTGGGAAAATCCGATTGAATTTCTAAATGAAATCTACAGGGTTCTGAAGGATGACGGAATATTTGTCCTCACATTCGGACAAAGAGATTTTATGGAAAAATTACCATTCACAGCCTATAATTTTACCCTCTACAACAATGATGAGATGGAAGAATTAGTATCAAAAAGCCACTTTACAAGGATGAAGACTTCTGAAAAAGAAGAAGAAATAAAAAGCAAAACAGGAGAAGAAACAATACAAAGAATTTATACAGTTTTAACCATTAAAAAGTAA
- a CDS encoding hemin-degrading factor yields the protein MSTLVNDLKEKWEALKAENPHLRIRNAAAQLEVSEAELLATSLGEGVTILNPDFPAILTEAEQLGKVMALTRNDECVHERKGTYLNGDFSSPHAQLFVGEDIDLRIFLNHWKFAFAVVEGDKKSLQFFGKDGLALHKIYLTKNSNEEAFDAVVEKFKAEDQNQILTFEAVAPKQPEKADSEIDVEGFKKAWTELKDTHDFFMMTRKYGVSRTQALRLAPEGFTQKIDNAKVVNVLEEASEKNTPIMAFVGNRGIIQIHTGNVKKTLWHQQWFNVMDPNFNLHLDVTKIAEAWIVKKPTEDGEVTAIEVFNADGDFIVQFFGKRKPGIPELQEWKDLVASLEK from the coding sequence ATGAGCACATTAGTTAACGACCTAAAAGAAAAATGGGAAGCTTTGAAAGCTGAAAATCCACATCTAAGAATAAGAAATGCAGCAGCGCAATTAGAGGTAAGTGAGGCAGAATTATTGGCTACAAGCCTAGGAGAGGGAGTAACGATTCTGAATCCGGATTTTCCCGCCATCCTTACTGAAGCAGAGCAATTAGGAAAAGTAATGGCGCTTACCCGTAATGATGAATGTGTTCATGAAAGAAAAGGAACTTACCTTAACGGTGATTTCAGCAGCCCGCATGCACAGCTTTTTGTAGGGGAAGATATTGATTTGAGAATTTTCCTGAACCACTGGAAATTTGCTTTTGCTGTCGTGGAAGGTGATAAAAAAAGTCTTCAGTTCTTCGGCAAAGACGGTTTGGCTCTTCATAAAATCTATCTGACTAAAAACAGTAACGAGGAAGCTTTCGATGCTGTTGTCGAAAAATTCAAGGCTGAAGATCAGAATCAGATCTTAACATTTGAAGCTGTAGCGCCAAAGCAGCCGGAAAAAGCAGATTCAGAAATCGATGTGGAAGGTTTCAAAAAAGCATGGACAGAACTGAAAGATACTCATGATTTCTTCATGATGACCAGAAAATACGGAGTGAGCAGAACGCAGGCGCTAAGATTGGCTCCGGAAGGGTTCACCCAAAAAATTGATAATGCTAAAGTGGTGAATGTTTTGGAGGAAGCTTCAGAAAAAAATACACCTATTATGGCATTTGTAGGAAACAGAGGAATCATTCAGATTCACACCGGAAATGTAAAGAAGACACTTTGGCACCAGCAATGGTTCAATGTAATGGATCCTAACTTTAACCTTCACCTGGATGTTACCAAGATTGCTGAAGCATGGATCGTTAAAAAACCTACAGAAGACGGGGAAGTGACAGCAATTGAAGTATTCAATGCAGACGGAGACTTTATCGTTCAGTTTTTCGGAAAAAGAAAGCCCGGAATCCCTGAACTTCAGGAATGGAAAGATTTGGTGGCAAGCCTGGAAAAATAA
- a CDS encoding ChaN family lipoprotein — MKNILIGMLLTGFCTLQAQNFKAYQFYDKKGKEVNTDKIVKELADYDVVFFGENHNSSVNHWLQLKITEALYEKKKGQLILGAEMFERDNQPQLNQYLKGKFDAKTFKDSARLWNNYATDYKPLVDFAKNKKLNFIATNIPRKYASQTAKEGLESLNKLSDKEKAYIAQLPINVTLDTPGYPEMKAMMGDHAEGTKVMNFISAQATKDATMAESIVKNFQAGKTFIHYNGNYHSKEFGGIYWYIKQKNPNMKMAVISVFESEDPELKIPSKDYIPTDFNLIIPGDMTKTF; from the coding sequence ATGAAAAATATTCTCATAGGAATGCTTTTGACGGGATTTTGTACTTTACAGGCGCAGAATTTTAAAGCATATCAGTTTTATGATAAAAAAGGGAAGGAGGTAAATACCGATAAGATCGTTAAAGAATTAGCAGACTATGATGTTGTTTTCTTTGGTGAAAATCACAACAGTTCTGTCAACCACTGGCTTCAGTTAAAGATTACAGAAGCCTTATATGAAAAGAAAAAAGGACAGCTGATTTTGGGAGCTGAAATGTTTGAAAGAGATAACCAGCCTCAGCTGAATCAGTATTTAAAAGGGAAGTTTGATGCTAAGACCTTCAAAGATTCTGCCCGTTTATGGAATAACTATGCCACTGATTATAAACCGTTGGTCGATTTTGCTAAAAATAAAAAACTGAATTTTATTGCGACCAATATTCCAAGGAAATATGCTTCCCAAACAGCAAAAGAAGGATTGGAATCATTAAATAAATTAAGTGATAAAGAGAAAGCTTATATTGCTCAGTTACCCATTAACGTAACCCTGGATACACCGGGCTATCCTGAAATGAAAGCCATGATGGGAGATCATGCTGAAGGTACAAAAGTGATGAACTTTATTTCTGCACAGGCCACAAAAGATGCGACAATGGCAGAATCAATCGTGAAAAATTTTCAGGCCGGAAAGACATTTATCCATTACAACGGAAACTATCACAGCAAGGAGTTTGGTGGAATCTACTGGTATATCAAACAGAAGAATCCCAATATGAAAATGGCGGTAATCTCTGTTTTCGAATCTGAAGATCCTGAGCTGAAAATTCCGTCAAAAGATTATATTCCGACTGATTTTAATCTGATAATTCCGGGAGATATGACCAAGACTTTTTAA
- a CDS encoding peptide deformylase has product MKKISILFIFYIGLFNAQNFTSHELSIINQGDVHSALPIYQTTDANQHKTLLNFSSEANPTDANTVVLVKRMKESLLSTDGGVGIAAPQVGINRKVIWVQRFDKEGAPLEYFINPVIVWKSDLQNLGPEGDLSIPDFRDQFYRSKVIQLEYVDLKGQKYSEIVEGFTAVIFQHEIDHLFGILISDKKEKEKNNSYKKVDAYQKSDLNKR; this is encoded by the coding sequence ATGAAAAAAATATCCATTCTGTTTATCTTTTATATCGGTCTGTTCAATGCGCAAAATTTTACTTCCCATGAACTTTCAATAATCAATCAGGGAGATGTGCATTCTGCGCTGCCTATTTACCAGACAACAGATGCCAATCAGCATAAAACACTGTTGAATTTTTCCTCTGAAGCCAATCCTACAGACGCAAACACGGTTGTTTTGGTGAAAAGAATGAAAGAATCACTGCTGTCCACAGATGGGGGAGTAGGTATTGCAGCTCCGCAGGTAGGTATCAACAGAAAAGTAATCTGGGTGCAGCGATTTGACAAAGAAGGAGCTCCGTTAGAATATTTTATCAATCCTGTGATTGTGTGGAAATCTGATTTACAAAACCTGGGACCGGAAGGAGATCTTTCCATTCCTGATTTCAGAGACCAGTTCTACAGGAGTAAAGTCATTCAGCTTGAATATGTAGATTTAAAAGGGCAAAAATATTCAGAAATAGTAGAAGGTTTTACAGCAGTTATTTTTCAGCACGAGATAGACCATCTTTTTGGAATACTCATTTCCGATAAAAAAGAAAAAGAGAAAAACAATTCCTATAAGAAAGTCGATGCTTACCAGAAGAGTGATCTCAACAAAAGATAA
- a CDS encoding organic hydroperoxide resistance protein: protein MKTLYTTKVTATGGRNGHVKSENNVLDLEVKMPKALGGANDDFTNPEMLFAAGYSACFDSALNRVISLSKIKTGETTVTAQISIGQLENGGFGLAAELDVNIPGVSIEEAQSLTEKAHQICPYSNATRNNIEVKLSVTNND from the coding sequence ATGAAAACCTTATATACCACAAAAGTAACCGCTACCGGCGGAAGAAACGGTCATGTAAAAAGTGAAAACAATGTTCTTGATCTTGAAGTAAAAATGCCTAAAGCTCTTGGTGGAGCAAATGATGATTTTACCAACCCCGAAATGCTTTTCGCAGCAGGATATTCTGCATGTTTTGATAGTGCTCTGAACCGTGTGATCAGTCTGTCAAAAATAAAGACCGGTGAAACCACAGTAACGGCACAGATTAGCATTGGTCAATTGGAAAACGGAGGTTTTGGACTGGCAGCAGAGCTGGACGTTAATATACCCGGAGTTTCTATTGAAGAGGCGCAGTCGTTAACGGAAAAAGCACATCAGATCTGCCCGTATTCTAATGCTACAAGAAATAATATTGAGGTGAAGCTTTCAGTAACCAACAACGATTAA
- a CDS encoding MarR family transcriptional regulator — protein METPKTPKLENQICFPLYVIAKEITGLYRPFLDELDITYPQYLVMMILWENDGLAVSHIGDKLFLDSGTLTPLLKRLEAKGFIVRKRKKEDERVVEVFLAESGRQLQKKACEIPGKIQEKLDIQPEELLHLKDTVLKILNKIEK, from the coding sequence ATGGAAACTCCGAAAACACCTAAACTGGAAAACCAGATCTGCTTTCCTCTGTATGTGATCGCCAAAGAGATTACAGGACTTTACCGTCCTTTCCTCGATGAGCTAGACATCACTTATCCCCAATATCTTGTCATGATGATATTATGGGAAAATGATGGACTTGCGGTAAGTCATATCGGAGATAAGTTGTTTCTGGACAGTGGTACTCTGACTCCACTTCTCAAAAGGCTGGAAGCAAAAGGATTTATCGTCAGAAAAAGAAAAAAGGAGGACGAAAGAGTGGTTGAAGTATTTTTAGCAGAATCCGGAAGACAACTTCAGAAAAAAGCCTGTGAAATTCCGGGAAAAATCCAGGAAAAACTCGATATACAACCTGAGGAATTGTTGCATCTTAAGGACACAGTACTCAAAATATTAAACAAAATAGAAAAATAA
- a CDS encoding NAD(P)H-dependent oxidoreductase: MSLLEDLNWRHAVKAYDPSKKVSEADLQTILEATRLAPTSSGLQPFRVIVVENQDLKEKMVAGALNPEVMRDSSHVLVFAAWDSYSNEKIDKVYDYHTDVRDLPRGRFGSYTDKIKEIYGAQTPEQHFAHTARQTYIALGIALAQAAELKIDSTPAEGFSNEVVDEVLGLKELGLKSVSLLYLGYRDEANDWLSGMKKVRVPMDEFIIKK, from the coding sequence ATGTCATTACTAGAAGATTTAAACTGGCGACATGCCGTAAAAGCATATGATCCGTCCAAAAAAGTTTCAGAAGCAGATTTACAAACTATTTTAGAAGCTACAAGACTGGCACCTACTTCATCAGGATTGCAACCTTTCCGGGTTATCGTTGTAGAAAATCAGGACCTCAAAGAAAAAATGGTGGCTGGCGCTTTAAACCCTGAAGTTATGAGAGACTCATCTCATGTATTGGTTTTTGCAGCATGGGACAGCTATTCTAATGAGAAAATTGACAAAGTATATGATTATCACACCGATGTAAGAGATCTTCCAAGAGGTCGTTTCGGAAGCTATACGGATAAAATCAAAGAAATATACGGAGCACAGACTCCTGAACAACATTTTGCCCACACAGCCCGCCAGACATATATTGCGTTAGGAATTGCTTTGGCACAGGCTGCAGAACTTAAAATCGACAGCACTCCGGCAGAAGGTTTCAGTAATGAAGTGGTGGATGAAGTGTTGGGATTGAAAGAATTGGGCTTAAAAAGTGTAAGTCTTCTGTACCTGGGATACCGTGACGAAGCTAATGACTGGCTTTCCGGCATGAAAAAAGTCCGTGTTCCTATGGATGAATTTATCATAAAAAAGTAA
- the lipB gene encoding lipoyl(octanoyl) transferase LipB: MNTNQNKVIEFEDLGIKEYQPAWDYQEKLMKDIIETKIKNRDLPAEQHITTPNHLLLVEHPHVYTLGKSGHEENMLAGIDQLKELEATYVKTNRGGDITYHGYGQIVGYPVLDLENFFTDIHLYMRNLEEVIIRTIGEYGLKGERSPGETGVWLDVGKPYARKICAMGVKASRWVTLHGFALNVNTDMRYFEYIIPCGIKDKQVTSLKRELERELTPEEMEDIKAKIRKHFADVFQAELMYK; the protein is encoded by the coding sequence ATGAATACAAATCAGAATAAAGTAATAGAGTTTGAAGATTTAGGCATCAAAGAATATCAGCCCGCCTGGGATTATCAGGAAAAACTGATGAAAGATATTATTGAGACCAAGATAAAAAACAGAGATCTTCCGGCAGAGCAACATATCACCACCCCGAACCATCTTCTTTTAGTAGAACACCCTCATGTGTATACTTTAGGGAAAAGCGGGCATGAAGAAAATATGCTGGCCGGTATTGATCAATTAAAAGAACTGGAGGCTACCTATGTAAAGACCAATCGTGGTGGTGACATCACTTATCATGGTTACGGACAGATCGTAGGATATCCGGTACTGGATCTTGAAAACTTTTTCACGGATATTCATTTATATATGAGAAATCTGGAAGAAGTTATTATCAGAACGATCGGTGAGTATGGCCTTAAAGGAGAACGTTCTCCGGGAGAAACAGGAGTTTGGCTGGATGTTGGGAAACCCTATGCACGAAAGATCTGTGCGATGGGTGTAAAAGCTTCAAGATGGGTCACTCTGCATGGTTTTGCTTTAAATGTCAATACAGATATGCGTTACTTCGAATATATCATTCCGTGCGGAATCAAAGACAAACAGGTGACTTCTTTAAAAAGAGAGCTTGAAAGAGAATTGACTCCTGAGGAAATGGAAGATATCAAGGCCAAAATCAGAAAGCATTTTGCAGATGTATTCCAGGCAGAATTGATGTACAAATAG
- a CDS encoding tryptophan synthase subunit alpha: protein MKKLNIYFTAGIPRLEDTADIIRLIQDSGADMIEIGMPYSDPVADGPVIQKAHELALQNGMTIEKLLSQLKKIKNEVKIPLILMGYINPVLSFGFEKFCEACAESGVSGLILPDLPPIEFEKNYQQILQKYNLNFTFLVTPETSDVRIQYLDSLSSGFLYAVSSSSTTGNDQAVLKNEDYLSRLAALPLKNPVMIGFGIKSKEDFENVTERADGGIIGTAFVNILLQDKDWKKSAIDFIHSIKG, encoded by the coding sequence ATGAAAAAACTAAATATATACTTCACGGCAGGAATTCCCCGACTGGAAGACACCGCTGATATTATACGACTTATCCAGGATTCAGGGGCTGATATGATTGAAATCGGAATGCCCTACTCTGATCCGGTAGCAGACGGACCTGTCATTCAAAAGGCCCATGAGCTGGCTTTACAAAACGGTATGACTATAGAAAAACTGTTATCTCAGTTAAAGAAAATTAAGAATGAGGTAAAAATTCCTCTAATACTGATGGGATATATCAATCCTGTTTTGAGTTTCGGATTTGAAAAATTCTGTGAAGCATGTGCAGAAAGCGGGGTTTCAGGATTAATTCTTCCTGATCTTCCTCCCATCGAATTTGAAAAAAACTATCAGCAGATATTGCAAAAATATAACCTCAACTTTACCTTTTTGGTTACGCCTGAAACATCGGATGTAAGGATTCAGTACCTTGATTCTTTAAGTTCAGGTTTCCTGTATGCGGTAAGCTCATCTTCTACCACAGGAAATGATCAGGCTGTATTGAAAAATGAAGACTATCTTTCGAGACTGGCTGCTCTCCCATTAAAAAATCCCGTGATGATCGGTTTCGGCATCAAATCCAAAGAGGATTTTGAAAATGTAACGGAAAGAGCAGACGGAGGTATCATAGGAACGGCTTTTGTGAATATTTTACTACAGGATAAAGATTGGAAGAAAAGTGCCATAGATTTTATCCATTCCATAAAAGGGTAA
- a CDS encoding phosphoribosylanthranilate isomerase produces the protein MKHHSSAHHFYPSLKVCGLTKRDQIQELIAMNADFLGFIFYEKSPRYVLNHLTLEEISLIDYPGKVGVFVNEEVDKIFEITQKAGLNFIQLHGDESDDFMIELKKKLHPETGIIKVIRIGDNTAENKNKIKQIINILTPELPVAYYLFDTDSKAFGGTGKQFDWSILNELNIPLPYFLSGGISEENIGHIETLNHKPFALDINSKFETSPGNKDIERIKKFSQTIQKSPNGTI, from the coding sequence ATGAAACATCATTCGTCAGCCCATCATTTTTATCCTTCCCTCAAAGTTTGCGGGTTAACAAAACGTGATCAGATTCAGGAATTGATTGCCATGAATGCGGATTTTCTGGGCTTCATCTTTTATGAAAAATCCCCACGATATGTTCTGAATCATCTGACATTGGAAGAAATATCCCTGATTGACTATCCCGGAAAAGTTGGAGTATTCGTTAATGAAGAGGTTGATAAAATTTTTGAAATAACCCAAAAAGCAGGATTAAACTTCATCCAGCTTCATGGCGATGAAAGTGATGATTTTATGATTGAATTAAAGAAAAAATTACACCCGGAAACCGGAATTATCAAGGTGATACGAATTGGCGATAACACGGCTGAAAATAAAAACAAAATAAAACAAATTATAAACATCTTAACCCCTGAGCTCCCGGTTGCCTATTATCTGTTTGATACTGACAGTAAAGCATTCGGCGGAACCGGAAAACAGTTTGACTGGTCAATATTAAATGAGCTGAATATCCCTCTGCCCTATTTCCTGAGTGGTGGCATCTCAGAAGAAAATATCGGTCATATTGAAACCCTGAATCATAAACCGTTTGCCCTGGATATCAATTCAAAATTTGAAACATCACCCGGTAATAAAGATATTGAACGAATAAAAAAATTCAGCCAAACCATTCAAAAAAGCCCCAACGGTACGATTTAA
- the trpC gene encoding indole-3-glycerol phosphate synthase TrpC: MNILDKIIERKKAEVATAKSHIPVEQLKSTEFFERKTLSLKESVKNKSGIIAEFKRQSPSKGIINNSVSPLEVTSAYETYGASGVSILTDTDFFGGSSEDVLKVRNHLHIPLLRKDFMIDEYQFYEAKSIGADVILLIASCLSPAQVQEFTDLAHELNMEVLLEIHTEEELKHFNSNIDLVGINNRNLKDFKVDLQHSVQLKNLLPKDVVSVAESGIYSLEDFMYLKEKGFEGFLMGEYFMRNPDPAKAFEDFSVQISK; this comes from the coding sequence ATGAACATACTCGATAAAATTATTGAAAGGAAAAAAGCGGAAGTTGCAACAGCAAAATCCCATATTCCTGTGGAACAATTAAAAAGTACGGAGTTTTTTGAAAGGAAAACCCTGTCGTTGAAAGAATCTGTAAAAAATAAGAGCGGCATTATCGCCGAATTTAAAAGACAATCTCCTTCAAAAGGTATTATCAACAACAGTGTTTCACCATTGGAAGTGACTTCAGCGTATGAAACCTACGGAGCCAGCGGTGTTTCTATTCTGACAGATACAGATTTTTTCGGAGGAAGTTCTGAAGATGTTCTTAAAGTAAGAAATCATCTCCATATTCCCCTCTTACGAAAAGATTTCATGATCGATGAATATCAGTTTTACGAAGCAAAAAGTATCGGGGCAGATGTTATTTTACTGATCGCCTCCTGTCTTTCCCCTGCTCAGGTGCAGGAATTTACAGACCTTGCCCATGAACTCAACATGGAGGTTCTGCTGGAAATTCATACGGAAGAAGAACTGAAGCATTTTAACTCAAATATTGATCTTGTAGGAATCAACAACAGGAATTTGAAAGATTTTAAAGTCGATTTACAACATTCTGTTCAGCTGAAGAATCTTCTCCCGAAAGATGTCGTATCGGTGGCGGAAAGTGGTATTTATAGCCTTGAGGATTTTATGTATTTAAAAGAGAAAGGTTTTGAAGGATTCCTGATGGGAGAATATTTTATGAGAAATCCTGATCCCGCCAAAGCATTTGAAGATTTCAGTGTGCAAATTTCAAAATAA
- the trpD gene encoding anthranilate phosphoribosyltransferase → MKEILQYLFNHHTLSKSEAKATMTEIAQNKFNTAEVTAFISVFLMRNITLKELEGFREALLQMAVPVHIDASDAIDIVGTGGDGKNTINISTLASFVVAGAGQKVTKHGNYGASTTTGSSNVLEELGYQFKNNSDQLNEDLDKANICFLHAPYFHPALQSVGALRRSLGLRTFFNLLGPLVNPAKPQYSVIGVYNLEIARIYQYLLQKEAQDFVLVHGLDGYDEISLTHDSKIITKQGEEIYSAEDLGFNPVTLEDIKAGETIQETAKIFMNILEGNGTEQQNSVILANASVALYHTNKFGTYNDCLLLAKESLESGKALKSFELLVN, encoded by the coding sequence ATGAAAGAAATCCTGCAATACCTTTTCAATCATCATACCTTATCGAAGTCTGAGGCAAAAGCAACGATGACCGAAATTGCACAAAATAAATTCAATACAGCAGAGGTCACTGCTTTTATCAGTGTTTTTCTGATGCGTAATATTACCCTGAAAGAGCTGGAAGGCTTCAGAGAAGCTCTACTGCAAATGGCTGTTCCTGTACATATCGATGCCAGTGATGCTATAGATATTGTAGGGACAGGAGGTGACGGAAAAAACACAATCAATATATCAACCCTGGCCAGCTTTGTAGTGGCCGGAGCCGGACAGAAGGTTACAAAACATGGAAATTACGGGGCTTCTACCACTACAGGTTCGTCGAATGTACTGGAAGAACTTGGATATCAGTTCAAAAACAATTCTGATCAGCTGAATGAAGATCTTGACAAAGCAAATATCTGTTTTTTGCATGCACCTTACTTTCATCCTGCGCTGCAATCAGTTGGGGCGTTGAGAAGATCATTGGGACTAAGAACTTTTTTCAATCTTTTGGGGCCATTAGTTAATCCTGCAAAACCGCAATATTCTGTAATTGGAGTCTACAACCTTGAAATTGCAAGAATTTATCAATATCTCCTGCAGAAAGAAGCTCAGGACTTTGTTCTTGTTCACGGTCTGGACGGTTATGATGAAATAAGCTTAACCCATGACAGTAAGATAATTACAAAACAGGGAGAAGAAATCTACTCGGCGGAAGATCTGGGATTCAATCCGGTTACCCTGGAAGATATTAAAGCCGGAGAAACCATCCAGGAAACAGCAAAAATCTTTATGAATATTCTTGAAGGCAATGGTACAGAACAGCAAAATTCAGTGATTCTGGCCAATGCATCAGTCGCATTATATCACACGAATAAATTCGGAACTTATAACGATTGTCTTCTTTTAGCGAAGGAGAGCCTGGAAAGCGGAAAAGCATTAAAAAGCTTTGAACTTTTGGTAAATTGA